The DNA window GTGCCATTCAAACCGTGGAATATGCTATTTGAAGCTGGTTTGTTTTCATgctttatttatatgtttatttaccTAATTTGTAGATTCTATCTGTTTTTTCatcaatattttttgttttatatttattaatatgttAGATTAGTGCATAGTAGAATTAATTTTTGGTATATTGTAAGCATAACAGGGTCAGAGATTAGCTATAGCTTAGAATTAGAGAATTGGTGGGATGTTAAAACCATTTTTATTTTGGTCTTAGTTTTGTGGCTTAATATGGAGAATCTTTGCTACCTTTTTGTCACTTGATATTGTTTATAccttttttgttttcttatgAATAATGGATATTTCATTACTGTATCATAGGGAAAATATGAGGAAACAATCAAAGAATGCACAAAAGCATTGGAATTAAATCCATCATATATAAAAGCTCTGTTAAGAAGAGGAGAGGCTCATGAGAAGCTTGAACATTTTGAGGAGGCTATGGCTGGTGAGTACGGATTTGATTCTCTGTTGTTAAACTGTGCATGGATGTTCTCAATTCTATTTCACTGTTAAATTATATACAATTCTTTTATATGATGAAAAGATATTAAAGTTGTATGAATAGTCTTGTGCTCTGCTAATTTTGCATTCTTTCATTCCCGTTTTCTCCTAGATATGAAAAAAATCTTGGAGCTGGATCCTACAAATGACCAAGTCAGGAAAGCAATTCGTCGTTTGGAGCCACTAGCTGAAGCCAAACGAGAAAAAATGAAAGAAGAGATGATTGGTAAAATAAGTGAAATACCTATTAGTTCatcctatttttttattttcctctAATGGGTTAGAATATTTTACGAGTTATTTAGATGAAGGGGTAGAATAGTTTACAAGTTCTTTAGATGAAGTTAACACGCCTTCATCTAAAGAAGGCGTAAAATATTCTAAAAGCATattttataaacatataaaatttaggATAGTGTTCACAACTTGAAAAGATTTAAACATCTaggaattaaaattattttgttggGTTTGATATTGGGAATCAGACATTTTACTTCTGAAATAGAAAAGTAGAATAGTGAGACGGTAATTTTAACTTAAGTTTCAATTTAGTTTCGGAATGGCGGTTCCCAATGAGTAATGGGATTGTTATTCCATTTTTTGATGACAAACCAAACCATGGAATGACCAAACACTCACTAACTTACTATAACTCATCGAGCTCGTAAGCTCTTACTGCCACTGCCTGTTCACGAAATGAATGAAGGAAATTTGCTTTCATACATAAAAtttactatatgtttatttacacTTTTCTCAAATTCTTATTTTGTGACTAAATCAAGACATAAATTGCTCCTTCTGAACAGGGAAGCTAAAAGAAATGGGAAACTCTTTGTTGGGTCGCTTTGGAATGAGCATCGACAACTTCAAAACCGTCAAAGATCCAAACACTGGCTCGTATTCTGTTTCGTTCCAACCTTAGTTATGTTGCGGGTCCATTTTTATGTGCAGGTAAAAAAGAAGCTAAGGACTTGATAGGAATTCAAAATCTATGGAAACTGTTTCGGTCATATGAGTGTGAACACTATAAAATCGTCATGTAATCTTGTTAGTTCCATGAGATTTTAAATTAATGATTGAAACATTTTGCTTCTGAATGAGAGTTTGATACTGTGACTTTGAATTATTTATCAGTTTTATATTATGGTGGAGTTTGGTGTAATGGAATGGTAATAGTAACGGCGATGGTCATaaattgtaataataatattaatgggAATAATGTTATgatgtttgatttatttttagaaTGGTAATAAGAATAAGTTATGTATTGTCAAAAACATTTTTACTTCAATaaggttaattttattttacacaAGTGGATAGAGCTTTAATCCTTGTTTATGTAAATGGTGTATTTCAATTAAGATAGAAATTGAAATAGACTAGTTGATTAACTTGATTTATTGTGAAATCActagaattattattattatttttttttgtgaaatcacTATATTAAtcgttaattattaataaatttttgtattttttaaacttGTCTCATTACTAAAAGAAAaatccacttcttcttcttcaaaaaaaaaaaatccacttATCTCTCTCCTATACTTTCTTtaacattaaatatataatccACTAAGAACATCTTAATGACTCACAAAAGATAATTATTGAACACTTATACGATGTTAGTGTTAGATTACCATTAAGTTTGGAAACGTTGTCGTTTCATAGTTTGAAAGAGGTGGTGGTACTCATGATGATAAGTCATAGTTGGTAATTGTCTCCTTATGTGGCTTATAATTTGAATCAAATAATTAAGAGATTTATAAACATACCCTTATTGAAATTAATGgccaaaaaaagtaaaatatgaaaataaataaattatttgaaaaatatgagaatttatatatttttttttaattttttttcttccctaTTTTAAGGGGAATAATCATACGGATTACtaactttttactttttaaacagAATACTTAACCCACTGTAAACAAAATTTTCATCAATATATTTATGCAATTATTACAATATAAATCATTATTACTCTATATtccattttataaaatataaataaaaaatttctaatgccattttttaacaaatcttaaaaaatcaaattatagTTACCAAAGTTTAACCTTTACTTACCTTTATGTCGTTTTCCAATAGTTCCGTCGTTTTCAACTTCTTTTTTTAATAGTCGTTTCTAACGGTGACCCTTAGGAAATCCCGACCCGACCCGAATACCGATGAATAACATGTGCGGGTGAGAATGAGATAGGTTGGAAATTGGGTCCACCATAAGTAGTGTGCACCGAATAACAGTGTATTGATAATCTCTGAAATCGTCGTCTTCCTTAGTCTAGacgaagaagagagagaaagagaagaagaagaagagatgggaGGAGCTCAAGCGATGAAGTATATTCCTCGAATCAAATTTCCTCAAAGACATCCAAAACCATCTGGTGAACTATTTCATTTCAACTTCTTAGCTCAATCAATCAATTTTCTTTGTATCTTTTTGTTGACTTTGATCGACTTTCTTCTCTTGTTTTGACCTAAATTGttcttttttatgtttattcGAATTAGCATAGCTTTTGAGAatgaaaattagtaaaaatCAGGTCTTTTAACGAACCCAAATCTTTAATAGTCTCAAAGAGTTGTGAAAGTATTTCTTTTGCATTGAGAATGTAAGGTGAGATTTGAAGTCTTAAGAATTTTCTGTTTGTAAAAAGGGGTTAGTGCCAAAAATCTCAGATTTTTCAGTTCATTTTCGAAAGGCTGAAATTCCCAACTCAtaatttttaggtttaattcaGAAATCACCCAACTTTTAAGAGTTTTCTGCTTCTCATGAATTTTGACATTAGCAAAATGATAAGAATAAAATCATTTAGATAATTCATAAGCTAAGAACAATAAGATTTAAGTGTAAAATTACTTGATAGTATGGCCatgaattacactaatattatttttgtattgttctcatatttttcttttttgttgttgtGTCATCAAATCTTTAGACTCAAAGAATCATAGTATTGAGATTCTGCAACTGCTAAGGAATCATATTTTGTTTCTATGAACTGTTTAGGATACAAAATCTATATCATGGTGCCTTGTTTAACTGATCTAGTTTGGTGTTTGATTTAATTGATTTAGATTTTATGTTTCTTGCCTTCCATATCAACTTTTGGATCTGTTTTTTTCTTACATAAGAGAGATTGTTAAGTACCAACACACATGTCATCCAACCATTGAGGATTAATTTTCAGGTTCTGCATCTGAGACTCAAGCACCAACTAAAACTGCTGCTTTCACTTTCTTCTCAAGTTCAAAGGCTTCAACAAGTTTGGGAGGGAAAGCTTCACTTCAGCCCAAACGGACACCAGTGTCCAATGATGAGATTGAGGCTGTTCTGGTATGTGAAACTTGCTTGCATATTTTCATAAATTTCCATTTTCCATTAAAATTGATCGGTGATGCTGATACCAGTTATTTCTTGTTGATGAAATGTTTAGTATAGTTTAAGCTTACACTTCCATCGATAAAGTAGTTAAACAAATGTATTTCCCTTGTTTTTTGAGGTAGATGAATAGGTTGAATATCAATTGGGATCAGAAgattaaaaattactttttctcTTATCTAATATATTCACCAGAAACTTTTTTTCTTGGGTTGAGTTTGCATCCGGCTTCATAAAATTGATGTGAGCTTAAACTTGGAAACGAAATCAATCGTTTTGTGTTTGTTACTTTGTCTTCTTTACTATCTGCAATTCATTTactcatttttataattttcttttggCAGTTGGGTGGATGCATCTGATCTGATCTGATGTCATGATATGATGGAGCTTCAAGGTTGCAATGTATTCTATTGAGTATTAATAACCATTTTACAGTATATCAAAGTTGATCTTTTGTAACAATTCATTATTGAAATTTATGACAAAAGATGTGATTTTGCATTCTATTCTCAAAACCATGATATACTCTTATGTATCTGTCTATTGAttgatataaatataattgagagtTTGCTTGCActggtttatttattttattttgataaatatgAAACTGCACATTCAGTACAAAAATTTACATAACATTTGATTGATTGTTAAACTTAGACAAGAATCACTCTGAATCCTTTTGGAGCAGAGGTTCAAGGATAGCAGACTTGGGATTTTTCCCCGGAGGTCCCTTGTCTCTGCGCTGTAACTCCTCCAGGCGAAAAGTAATCAACCGATCCCAGTTTCCTCCCTCGAAAAGAACTCCAGCTTTTCCATCAGTGATCCTCTGAACAATACCACAGTACATGTAGTAAGGACTATTTTGGTTACTCACAATGGCAATCATTCCAGGGAGTAACATCGGCATATCAGGTGCTTTCGATTTCTTTAAGCTTATAGCTTGTGTTTTATTTTCAACCGAAGGCATTTTTGGAGGCGGGTTTTTCTCAATGAAACTCTTTAAACCCTTTTCACCACCAGGAAACCCTCCAGTGAGTCCCATTAACTCCTTATCGAAACCTTCTTCTGGTACCGAAGAAATCACAGGGCtctcttgtttttcttcttccttgttgtcatctGTTTGAGTTGCTATGTCTTCAACATTCTTTCTCAGCTCTTGTTGCAGACCCTCTTCGCCATTGCAGAGTCCTCTTCCTCCAAGAATTTCGGAGAGGTTGAATTTGGCACATGGTCTtagtagttgttgttgttggggTTTGTAAGGAATGAAACCAAGCTTATTGGGACGATTAGATATGAAGTTTCCACCATGGAAATAGTAAGACTTAAAAGTTGGGAGAGAGATGTTAGAAGAGGAAGCCATATTGGTTTAACAGTAGCCACAATTTTGAtggtggtgatgatgatgatgatgggagtttaggaaagagagagaaaaaaaaagaaagaagccATTGTTGTTTGTCACTTTCTTTTATAGCTATATTAAATTTTAGCCACGCAAATTAATTGTTTGGTTGGATTGGATGAGACTCTTATCTGTGTGAACCAATTGTTTTCTTTCATTTCATGATCAATTTTGATCATAATGAATGATGATACAAACTGTTTTTGTCCTTTTCATTTCCACTACTTTATGTTgtcaaagttattttttttttaaggaaaaggaagctcttttttttcttcttctatccttacctttttttaaatattttcctccaaaataaataattgaatttttggtACAAAATTaccataaatttttaattaaaaaaacaactttaggattttttattatttcaaaagAAATATAATACTTTTCCACACCCtctttaacaaataaaaatatataaaaaaattagctagcaaataaataaataactttagggtaaataccattttgaactttgtgttttgcaaaagttacagattggaccatgtgttttattaaatgacaaaattgaccctgtattttctaaaattgtaaaaataagaccctgagcttaatttttgacaactttttttttttaataaaaccaacttgaagacaattcttattacgaacaaatacaaaaaatataaacagttttgtcatagcacttttagatcggattataattaaactttattttgacaaaaaattaattcagggtcttatttgtactatttttgaaaatacagggttcattttgtcatttaacaaaacacagggtccaattaataacttttacaaaatacagggtccaaaatagtatttacccataaTTTTAactatgaaaaatatatattgtataagaATGGTGTTTCCTCAacttttttaaggaaaaaaaattatctatgTTGGTTGaaagaaaatttaattaaaattataaatcaatCAACAAATTGATGATCACAAAGAGATTACCTTCAGAAAGTTTAAAATACTAAAGATAATATCCTTTGATGGCCAAGCAATAAGAGAATGATTACTAAATAACTGTCGAATAGCTTGTAAACAGTCACAGATTCATGAGTTAGCTAACATCTTCGTTTCAAACATTAAATTAGCAACGATAGGAGTAGTCGCCAACATTTTCGACCACCTTCCAACCAATTATTCCTTTTCCATTTTTGAAAGGTACATCAACAAAGTAGAATAATATTGAGAACCAAATAAAAAAGTAGAATGAAAAATTTGGGTACCCCAACCAATATCAAAACAAATCACCAATCTTCACCATACACTAATGAGTAATGTCCAATAATTGCTTATCCAAAACAAGAGCACTAATTCAACATGCTCCAAAGAATGTTGTGCTCCCAAAACACTTGATCTCATTTATCTCTAGttcaaattataaaaataggtttgatattattttgaactttgtattttataaaatttattgattggattttttattttgttaaataaaaaaataaattatgtattttttaaaatggtataaATAGAGCCTTGAGCTCAATTTtcgacaattttttttatataaaaaacaacttaaaaacaattcctaacacgaacagatgCTAAAAATGTAACCAATTTTATTATAACACATCTACATCAGATTattattgagttttattttgacaaaaaaagaaTTCAtgatactattttaaaaaatatagagtCCAACTTGTCATTTGACAAAATAAACAGTCCAAATAATAACTTTtacacaatacaaaatttaaataGTATTTACTCTGTAAAAATAACTTATTTATAATGCCCACTATGTAATaagtttttcctattttttttttttttggctaattaggatttttacctcccgaactttgacatctACTAAATAATGCACCTTGAACttttttagccgttaaaaattccccctgaactattgagattgttagatttaagggcttttgtctaatttcatttaattttactatttcagtgattatttatgtactaaatcatgctccctagaCTTTGGTATCTATCAAATCacgcccctcaaactttgacatgtactaaattatgtccactaaactttcatctatgttagattttttttactaaaattgaataaaagtccttaaattcaatAATTTTAATAGTTCATGGGGCATTTTTAATGACCTTAAAAATTCAGGAGTTATGATTTAGTACAAGTTTAAGTTCGAGGGTAAAAATTCTaattggcttttttttttttaaacagacCTAATATTTGTTTATTAGCTCAAAATTCCAATAGATTATTCACCTTCtttttttagttatatttattCATTAAAGTGAAATAtatccttttattttattttcttaatattgaAAAAGATAGCTTGTGGGTGTCCAAGTGTACCCAATATAAATATGATATGGGATGATAATTAATTAGATAATGTTCATGACAAGTAatcaaatttttcataaataattatatctaAGTATTTGTGTTGTGTGTATAAGATTCCAAAAAGATCATTGACATGATGAACTTTTTATAAAAGACATTAATTGGTGTgacttgactttttttttttaattattataaaaaaatgttGCCATTGTAACTAAGTGTCATATTGTTACACGTTTAATGAATACATTTACcatctttaatgatttaatatTTACTCCATTTATTTAGTTAAGtaataattatcataattattaaGTATTAGTTCTAACTTCTAACCAACTATCTTTGTTTCTTATAGACTAAGCTAAATTACCTCAacacatcatcatcatcttaaatatttttatgaaaattgttAAAAGACACTATTCATACTTAATATCTTCTTCGGTGTCTaattgaatattaaattttatataattttaaaaaataatttttaaaaaatatcactaacTAATCATAAAACattgcataaaaaaaatattaaacactactaattttttattacaatcctctatttttatttcacaagctattaaaataaaatataagtttttTACTTTAATTACTCTGGATAAAGTTTTCATTTTTACTttctttattaaattttataacttGAAAtcacaaatatgcccctaactaACACTAAGAGCACTTTCCATGTACCTTTTACACAGTGGGGGCATAAAGGTCTTTTCACATTAATCACAACTATATTATACCGAACAGTCAAAGCCTTTTCCATGATCAAAAGGACCCTTTGTTTAAAATTATCTTCTGCAAAAACAAAGTCTCTTTCTACAGGTACGATCACATCTTCCCTTTTCATTTTTgtcttaatttcttttctttttcacttTAATAGATTTCTATGATTTTTTCTGAGTTGTTTGCATACAAAATGATCAGCTTTATTGATTGtctttatgtaattattttgaaCTGAGTTTCATTTCTTGGAATTTTACAGTTTGATCTGTTTTTTTGTGCATAGTTTTGATTTTGAAGAAAACCCTTTTGAGTTTAtggttaaattttttattttttgcaatTGGTTTCAGTTAAAGTTTGGTTCTTGaagttctaataaaatatatatatttttttttatgttgttgtgtgcaatgttttctgggtttttgtttgtgttttttttagttttattaaatatattttcttggtATTTTTATGATAAAAACTTCAATTTTCAAGATATGTTCTTTGGGATCATAACACAAACAGTTGGTGTTCatgtttaataattatataggcTAGTGAAATCAAGCTTAATGGACGATGGTCTTGGGAAGATAAAGATTATTCAAGATCATTTTACAGCTTCAGAATCAAGTTTGGAATCTCCTCAAAGT is part of the Cannabis sativa cultivar Pink pepper isolate KNU-18-1 chromosome 5, ASM2916894v1, whole genome shotgun sequence genome and encodes:
- the LOC133038070 gene encoding uncharacterized protein LOC133038070, which encodes MVRIEVDENEDLVSTPPNPKPSSSQNHPNHDDGFETASDGEFGGSDDDEHHHHRQPQNHHREQVVSPIDNDNDDDELNQKALAQANDAKLEGNQLYSSGQFEEALSKYEYALQLAPEMTSSVEIRSTCHSNRGICYLKLGKYEETIKECTKALELNPSYIKALLRRGEAHEKLEHFEEAMADMKKILELDPTNDQVRKAIRRLEPLAEAKREKMKEEMIGKLKEMGNSLLGRFGMSIDNFKTVKDPNTGSYSVSFQP
- the LOC133038072 gene encoding uncharacterized protein LOC133038072, with product MGGAQAMKYIPRIKFPQRHPKPSGSASETQAPTKTAAFTFFSSSKASTSLGGKASLQPKRTPVSNDEIEAVLLGGCI
- the LOC133038071 gene encoding NAD(P)H-quinone oxidoreductase subunit S, chloroplastic is translated as MASSSNISLPTFKSYYFHGGNFISNRPNKLGFIPYKPQQQQLLRPCAKFNLSEILGGRGLCNGEEGLQQELRKNVEDIATQTDDNKEEEKQESPVISSVPEEGFDKELMGLTGGFPGGEKGLKSFIEKNPPPKMPSVENKTQAISLKKSKAPDMPMLLPGMIAIVSNQNSPYYMYCGIVQRITDGKAGVLFEGGNWDRLITFRLEELQRRDKGPPGKNPKSAILEPLLQKDSE